One part of the Sorangiineae bacterium MSr11954 genome encodes these proteins:
- a CDS encoding GFA family protein — protein sequence MRTGGCQCGQIRYAITGEALALYVCHCLECQKQSASAFSVSLQVQSAGFRLTQGEPKEWTRDTDSGNRLVCAFCPNCGSRLFHRPAAADGEALVGNAWPGDTMTVKAGSLDEPVDLRPATHIWVSRKLPGVEIPEGAAQFPEEPA from the coding sequence ATGCGCACCGGCGGCTGTCAATGCGGACAAATTCGATATGCGATCACCGGCGAGGCCCTCGCCCTGTACGTCTGCCATTGCCTGGAGTGTCAAAAGCAATCGGCGTCGGCCTTCAGCGTCTCGCTCCAAGTGCAGAGCGCGGGCTTCCGCCTCACGCAGGGGGAGCCCAAGGAGTGGACGCGCGACACCGATAGCGGCAACCGCCTGGTGTGCGCGTTCTGCCCCAACTGCGGCTCTCGCCTGTTCCATCGGCCCGCGGCCGCCGACGGCGAGGCGCTGGTCGGGAACGCATGGCCGGGCGATACGATGACCGTCAAAGCCGGCTCGCTCGACGAACCCGTCGACCTCCGCCCGGCCACGCATATTTGGGTCTCGCGGAAGCTGCCCGGCGTGGAGATCCCCGAGGGCGCCGCGCAGTTCCCCGAAGAACCGGCGTGA
- a CDS encoding serine/threonine protein kinase: MTAPTSNRTSTASPPVAGKYRLIFELGRGGMADVMLAVIQGPGGFNKLQVLKLLRQELAAEPEFCTMFLEEARLSARINHPNVAQTNEVGFDGERYFIAMEYLEGQSLDEVMRRARSRGVPLPLAVVLRAMCDACGGLHYAHELKDFDGTPLHVIHRDVSPQNVFVTYDGITKLLDFGIAKASDSNIRTQAGTIKGKIAYMAPEQLLGVSHIDRRADIFSVGSVLWRSITGKRMWAGASEMEILQSLANHKIPEPIPLPGIPEELVRICRKAISANPNDRYPTALALKAELEHLLATLPGNSHSDVSTFLNDLFAERRQEIAQAIEARLSTAESPGITATRSLPRLGPNNTTTGSLPSASLLDMGTSGNYAAMPNTDVSIVAPSAPQRHWGIVAAVLVAGGLVAAALVARPRGETNTPTTSPVASAPTTVSAAPAKLETEIEFDISPANAVVFIDDVPVAGRPPRGTYPRDGKEHIVRVQAEGYASKTQEVTFDIANLRLPLSLEKEHRSSAPVWRPSGGGGKRASSGTAPAAPPPSSAPAAPPPSETAPPPQKPARPGVDTIDKDDPWKK, encoded by the coding sequence ATGACGGCGCCAACCTCCAACCGAACGAGCACGGCATCCCCTCCCGTAGCTGGGAAGTACCGCCTCATTTTCGAGCTCGGGCGCGGGGGGATGGCCGATGTGATGCTTGCGGTCATCCAGGGGCCAGGCGGTTTCAATAAGCTGCAGGTGCTGAAGCTCTTGCGTCAGGAGCTCGCGGCCGAGCCCGAGTTCTGCACGATGTTCCTCGAGGAGGCGCGGCTCTCGGCGCGCATCAACCACCCCAATGTGGCGCAGACCAACGAGGTCGGCTTCGACGGCGAGCGGTATTTCATCGCCATGGAGTACCTCGAAGGGCAGAGCCTCGACGAGGTGATGCGCCGCGCCCGTTCCCGGGGTGTCCCGTTGCCGCTGGCTGTGGTGCTGCGCGCCATGTGCGACGCGTGCGGCGGGCTGCACTATGCGCACGAGCTCAAGGACTTCGACGGCACGCCCCTGCATGTCATTCACCGGGACGTCTCGCCGCAGAACGTCTTCGTGACCTACGACGGCATCACCAAGCTCCTCGACTTCGGCATCGCCAAGGCCAGCGACTCGAACATTCGAACCCAGGCCGGCACCATCAAGGGCAAGATCGCGTACATGGCGCCCGAGCAGCTGCTCGGTGTCTCGCACATCGATCGGCGCGCCGACATTTTCTCCGTGGGCTCCGTGCTCTGGCGATCCATCACCGGAAAGCGGATGTGGGCGGGCGCCTCGGAGATGGAAATCCTCCAGAGCCTGGCCAACCACAAGATCCCCGAGCCGATTCCGCTCCCGGGCATCCCCGAGGAGCTCGTCCGCATTTGCCGCAAGGCCATCTCGGCGAACCCGAACGATCGCTACCCGACGGCGCTCGCGCTCAAAGCGGAGCTCGAGCACTTGCTCGCCACCTTGCCCGGCAACAGCCACTCGGACGTCTCCACGTTCCTCAACGATCTCTTCGCCGAGCGCCGTCAGGAGATCGCGCAGGCCATCGAGGCGCGGCTGTCCACCGCGGAGTCGCCCGGCATCACCGCCACGCGATCGCTCCCGCGCCTCGGGCCCAACAACACCACCACCGGCTCCCTGCCCTCGGCGAGCCTGCTCGATATGGGCACGAGCGGCAACTACGCCGCCATGCCCAACACCGATGTCTCCATCGTGGCACCCAGCGCGCCCCAGCGACACTGGGGCATCGTGGCGGCGGTGCTGGTGGCCGGCGGTCTGGTGGCCGCGGCCTTGGTCGCGCGCCCCCGCGGCGAGACCAACACACCGACCACCTCGCCCGTCGCCTCGGCGCCGACCACGGTATCGGCGGCGCCCGCGAAGCTCGAGACGGAAATCGAGTTCGATATCAGCCCCGCGAACGCGGTCGTCTTCATCGACGATGTCCCCGTCGCGGGCAGGCCACCCCGCGGCACCTACCCGCGCGACGGCAAAGAGCACATCGTGCGCGTGCAGGCCGAGGGCTACGCGTCCAAGACGCAGGAGGTGACATTCGACATCGCCAACCTCCGCCTCCCCCTGTCGCTCGAGAAGGAGCACCGCTCTTCGGCGCCGGTCTGGCGTCCCAGCGGGGGAGGGGGCAAGCGCGCATCCTCCGGCACGGCGCCCGCCGCACCGCCGCCCTCGTCCGCGCCCGCCGCACCGCCCCCGTCGGAGACGGCGCCGCCTCCGCAGAAGCCGGCCCGCCCTGGGGTCGATACGATCGACAAAGACGATCCCTGGAAGAAATAG
- a CDS encoding PLP-dependent aminotransferase family protein: MARPWVFPVALDAASATPLFLQIAQAIVADIRRGRLRPGAVLPGSRSLARTLGVHRNTVLASYRDLQDGGWIVSTQRSLRVSEALAFSASSPAASSAASWSAASSVASSRGVSSRGVSSSGASSSGVSSPTGASSKAPVRARTNGAPGFDLERAVLSQDLAELGARAMLPGSGGPDLRLLPVDLLARGFRRALRAKGGSALAYGTRQGDVRLRRALAELLSDARGLLANEDDVLVTSGSQMALDLVARALVRPGDAVAVENPGYPPAWDAFRLAGAELVPVAVDEGGMRVDALEALANERPLRIVYTTPHHQFPTTVTMAPARRMALLALARARRIAIVEDDYDFEFHYAGRPLWPLASGDDAGVVIYLGTLSKILAPGVRLGFVTGPRPLIEELAVRRSRLDRGNPAMDRAICELIEDGLLQRHARKMRRIYEARRDALVGALRRDLDGVVSFDVPAGGMTLWLRVTPEIDVDLWAQRAVAHEASFLTGRAFDFHARPRPTLRMGFANRDERELRDIVRRMRAALGGASSRASVAPATS, from the coding sequence ATGGCGCGCCCTTGGGTCTTTCCCGTTGCGCTCGATGCAGCCTCGGCAACCCCCCTTTTTCTGCAGATCGCGCAGGCCATCGTCGCCGACATCCGCCGCGGAAGGCTGCGGCCGGGCGCGGTTTTGCCCGGATCGCGGAGCCTCGCCCGCACCTTGGGCGTGCACCGCAATACGGTGCTCGCGAGCTACCGGGATCTGCAAGATGGCGGCTGGATCGTCTCCACGCAGCGCAGCTTGCGGGTGTCCGAGGCGCTCGCCTTCTCGGCGTCGTCGCCGGCTGCCTCGTCGGCCGCATCGTGGTCTGCTGCGTCCTCGGTCGCTTCGTCGAGGGGCGTCTCGTCGAGGGGCGTCTCGTCGTCGGGCGCCTCGTCGTCGGGCGTCTCGTCGCCGACCGGCGCCTCGTCCAAGGCGCCGGTGCGCGCGCGGACGAATGGCGCGCCGGGGTTCGATCTGGAGCGCGCGGTCCTGTCGCAGGATCTGGCCGAGCTCGGGGCGCGTGCGATGCTCCCCGGTAGCGGCGGTCCGGATCTGCGCTTGCTGCCCGTCGATCTCCTGGCGCGCGGTTTTCGGAGGGCGCTGCGGGCCAAGGGCGGCTCGGCCCTCGCGTATGGCACGCGCCAGGGCGATGTTCGGCTGCGCCGCGCGCTCGCCGAGCTGCTGTCGGACGCGCGCGGCCTTCTGGCGAACGAGGACGACGTTCTCGTCACCAGCGGGAGCCAGATGGCGCTCGATCTGGTGGCGCGCGCGCTGGTGCGCCCGGGCGATGCGGTGGCGGTGGAGAACCCGGGCTATCCCCCGGCGTGGGACGCGTTTCGCCTGGCGGGGGCCGAGCTCGTTCCGGTGGCCGTCGACGAAGGCGGCATGCGGGTCGATGCGCTGGAGGCGCTGGCGAACGAGCGCCCGCTGCGCATCGTCTACACCACGCCGCACCATCAATTTCCGACCACCGTCACCATGGCACCGGCGCGACGCATGGCGCTGCTCGCCCTCGCACGCGCGCGGCGCATCGCCATCGTGGAGGACGACTACGACTTCGAGTTCCACTACGCCGGCCGCCCGCTCTGGCCCCTCGCCAGCGGCGACGACGCCGGGGTGGTCATCTACCTCGGCACCCTGTCGAAGATCCTCGCCCCCGGGGTGCGCCTCGGTTTCGTCACCGGTCCGCGCCCGCTCATCGAGGAGCTCGCGGTCCGGCGCTCCCGCCTGGATCGCGGCAACCCGGCCATGGACCGGGCCATCTGCGAGCTGATCGAGGACGGCCTCTTGCAGCGCCACGCGCGCAAGATGCGCCGCATCTACGAAGCACGCCGCGACGCCTTGGTGGGAGCCCTCCGCCGCGATCTCGACGGCGTCGTCTCCTTCGATGTGCCCGCCGGCGGCATGACCCTATGGCTCCGCGTCACCCCCGAGATCGACGTCGACCTTTGGGCCCAGCGCGCCGTGGCGCACGAGGCCTCGTTCCTGACCGGCCGCGCCTTCGACTTCCACGCCCGCCCCCGCCCCACGCTCCGCATGGGGTTCGCCAACCGCGACGAGCGCGAGCTCCGCGACATCGTCCGCCGCATGCGCGCCGCCCTCGGCGGAGCGAGCTCGCGCGCATCCGTTGCCCCGGCAACATCCTAG